The sequence CATTCAAGCCGTTGGCTGAAAGACCGCTTCGTCATGCGCATGAACCATATGCTGACCGAGGCCGCACTGGCGTTTTTGAACAGCGAATTCGCCGATCTTCGCCTGAAAGGCCGCTTCGAACAGCAGGCGTGCTGCGAGATGGAACTTGACGAGCCTGAGTTGCAACAGCTGCCGAGGCTGAGCTTCGTATTCAACGGCCGCGACCATGGGCGGCTGCGTGAACTCACTGATTTCATCAACGAAAAACAGAATTGGGTGGTCCAGCCGTAAACGGAGCACGGGCCCAAGGCAAGTCGCGCCGCGTTCGGCAACAGGGAGCAGGCCGAACGTTCGGCGCTTTCGCCTCAGCCTTCGACCGATCCGCTGCGCAACAGCTTGCCAATCATGTCCAGGGGATATCCTCGGTAACTGAGGAAGCGCCCTTGCCGTGCCCTTTCCCGTTGGTCACCCGGTAACTCGCCGGCGAACTTGCGCATCCAGACGTCATGCAATTGCACGTTCCAATCGAAGCCACTGTCACGTAGAGCCTGCTCGATATCCGCTCGGGCCAAGCCCCGCTGGGACAATTCCTCGCGGATGCGCAAAGGTCCGTAGCCAGCATTGGCGCGCATGCGGACGAAGCTTTCCAGATAGCGGGCTTCGCTGAGCAGGCCTTCCTCTGCCAGCCTGTCCAACACCGGCTCGATGAGTTCCAAAGACGCACCGCGAGCGCGCAACTTGCGACTCAGTTCGAGGCGTCCATGCTCTCGCCGGGCCAGAAGATCCATGGCTGCCCGCCGCACGGCGGCGGGGCTATCGAGCACAACCGGCATTCAAATCAAAGATCGGCTTCGGCCAGATCCGCGGCAACCGGGCTGGCCTTTGTATTCGGCGCAACAACCAGCAGCTTGTCGCGAATCTGCTGCTCGATCTCGCGGCCGATCTCCGGATTCTCTTCCAGATACTTGGCGGCGTTGGCCTTGCCCTGCCCGATCTTGTTGCCCTTGTAGGCATACCAGGCGCCAGACTTCTCGACCAGGCCTTGCTGCACACCCAGATCGATGACCTCGCCGTTGCGGTAGATACCCTTGCCGTACAGAATCTGGAACTCAGCCTGGCGGAACGGCGGCGCTACCTTGTTCTTGACGACCTTGACGCGGGTTTCGCTACCCACCACTTCGTCGCCTTCCTTCACTGCACCGGTACGGCGAATGTCGAGACGCACCGAGGCGTAGAACTTCAGGGCGTTACCGCCGGTAGTCGTTTCCGGGCTGCCGAACATCACGCCGATCTTCATGCGGATCTGGTTGATGAAAATCACCAGACAGTTGGCGTTCTTGATGTTGCCGGTGATCTTGCGCAATGCCTGGGACATCAGGCGCGCCTGCAGGCCCACGTGGGTGTCGCCCATCTCACCTTCGATTTCCGCCTTGGGAACCAATGCGGCCACCGAGTCGACGATGATCACGTCAACCGCGTTGGAGCGCACCAGCATGTCGGTAATTTCCAGCGCCTGCTCGCCGGTATCCGGCTGGGAAACCAACAGATCGTCGACATTGACGCCTAGCTTGCCCGCGTAATCGGGATCGAGTGCATGTTCGGCATCGACGAAGGCGCAAGTCGCCCCCATTTTCTGGGCTTCTGCGATGACCGAGAGCGTCAGCGTGGTCTTGCCGGAAGATTCCGGACCATAGATTTCAACGATCCGGCCCTTGGGCAGACCGCCAATACCCAGCGCGATGTCCAGGCCCAGCGAGCCGGTGGAAATGGAGGGAATCGCCTGACGATCATGATCGCCCATGCGCATGACCGCGCCTTTACCGAACTGTTTTTCGATCTGGCCCAAGGCAGCAGCCAAGGCACG is a genomic window of Stutzerimonas stutzeri containing:
- the recX gene encoding recombination regulator RecX, translating into MPVVLDSPAAVRRAAMDLLARREHGRLELSRKLRARGASLELIEPVLDRLAEEGLLSEARYLESFVRMRANAGYGPLRIREELSQRGLARADIEQALRDSGFDWNVQLHDVWMRKFAGELPGDQRERARQGRFLSYRGYPLDMIGKLLRSGSVEG
- the recA gene encoding recombinase RecA, which translates into the protein MDENKKRALAAALGQIEKQFGKGAVMRMGDHDRQAIPSISTGSLGLDIALGIGGLPKGRIVEIYGPESSGKTTLTLSVIAEAQKMGATCAFVDAEHALDPDYAGKLGVNVDDLLVSQPDTGEQALEITDMLVRSNAVDVIIVDSVAALVPKAEIEGEMGDTHVGLQARLMSQALRKITGNIKNANCLVIFINQIRMKIGVMFGSPETTTGGNALKFYASVRLDIRRTGAVKEGDEVVGSETRVKVVKNKVAPPFRQAEFQILYGKGIYRNGEVIDLGVQQGLVEKSGAWYAYKGNKIGQGKANAAKYLEENPEIGREIEQQIRDKLLVVAPNTKASPVAADLAEADL